A genomic region of Oceanivirga salmonicida contains the following coding sequences:
- the fdrA gene encoding DUF1116 domain-containing protein — protein MLYTVLKENSYQDSINLMLLTNHISVMEDVNKVQIMMGTDANKEIFKGAGLLSKEAENANPSDMVIVVDTDKKSIVDKVLETVEKFLSDLSIKKEDTSKTIRNWDELEKTMPDANLALISIPGEYGAIEIENAIDRGMHAFVFSDNISKEDEVRLKKKAHEKGLLVMGPDCGTGIINNVPLAFTNVIHSGNIGIVGASGTGIQEVSTIIDKLGEGITNAIGTGGNDLSTEVGAITTKDAIVALANHEFTDVIVVISKPPAKEVRDDVVKLLHSINKSVVAIFLGEKPKYHEGNIYFAHTLEETAMIAVDLAKGNKVSKNYYEKSEIEKDENLNNKTIKGLYSGGTLAYEASMLIKEALNLKDIKKEHGYILKTDGFEIIDLGDDIYTQGKPHPMIDPSTRIEKLKELAKDENTGIILLDIVLGYGSHLDMASELAPVIKEITKNSGKYIIGTICGTKEDPQDYLKTIKTLEDAGMIVEKSNLKAVRKALNLKGIDIIEEDKEIIEYKGDKVEIGQESKAIKELLTLKPKIINMGIAGFAESIKKFGGTCVQFDWKPIAGGNKKLIKILNQLKQLDNIEEENMKVVEEMKKATPFLIDVVTASSVIKELNGKVLLHAGPPIKYSEMTGPMQGSCIGAALFEGWAKDEKEARELLENEEVKFIPCHHVKAVGPMGGITSGNMPVLVIENKYKGNRSYCTLNEGIGKVLRFGAYSPKVVERLIWMKDILGPVLGKAIKKIEGGINLNVIIAKAITMGDEFHQRNIAASLLFLKEVTPLIIGLDIDEKLKKDVIQFLADTDQFFLNIMMATGKSIVDGARLNKIGTVVTTMTRNGKEFGIRISGLGDEWFTAPVNTPKGLFFTGFTQDDANPDIGDSSITETVGVGGMSMIAAPGVTRFVGAGGFKDALRVSEEMSQITVIHNSNFTIPNWDFKGAPLGIDIRKVIETGITPIINTGIAHKKAGLGQVGAGTVHAPLACFEKALIAYAKYRGIKFE, from the coding sequence ATGCTTTATACAGTTTTAAAAGAAAATAGTTATCAAGATTCAATTAATTTGATGTTATTAACTAATCATATTAGTGTAATGGAAGATGTTAATAAGGTTCAAATTATGATGGGTACTGATGCTAATAAGGAGATATTTAAAGGTGCTGGACTTCTTTCAAAAGAAGCAGAGAATGCTAATCCTAGTGATATGGTTATTGTTGTTGATACTGATAAAAAATCTATTGTAGATAAAGTTTTAGAAACGGTGGAAAAGTTTTTATCGGATTTATCAATAAAAAAAGAGGATACAAGTAAAACAATTAGAAATTGGGATGAATTAGAAAAAACTATGCCTGATGCTAATTTGGCACTTATTTCTATTCCTGGTGAATACGGTGCTATTGAAATTGAAAATGCTATTGATAGAGGCATGCATGCTTTTGTATTCAGTGATAATATATCCAAAGAAGATGAAGTAAGATTAAAGAAAAAAGCACATGAAAAAGGACTTTTAGTTATGGGACCTGATTGTGGAACGGGAATTATAAATAATGTTCCATTAGCATTTACTAATGTTATTCATTCAGGGAATATAGGAATAGTTGGAGCATCTGGCACAGGTATACAAGAAGTTTCAACTATAATTGATAAACTTGGTGAGGGAATAACTAATGCGATTGGAACAGGAGGGAATGATTTATCAACAGAAGTTGGAGCAATAACAACTAAAGATGCTATAGTAGCTTTAGCAAATCATGAATTTACAGATGTTATAGTTGTTATATCTAAACCACCTGCAAAAGAAGTTAGAGATGATGTTGTAAAATTACTTCATTCTATAAATAAGTCTGTAGTTGCTATTTTTTTAGGCGAAAAACCTAAATATCATGAAGGAAATATATATTTTGCACATACATTAGAAGAAACAGCAATGATAGCTGTGGATTTGGCAAAAGGAAATAAAGTAAGTAAAAATTATTATGAAAAATCAGAAATAGAAAAAGATGAAAATTTAAATAATAAAACAATAAAAGGGCTTTATTCAGGAGGAACTTTAGCTTATGAAGCTTCAATGCTTATAAAAGAAGCATTAAATTTAAAAGATATAAAAAAAGAACATGGATATATACTAAAAACAGATGGATTTGAAATAATAGATTTAGGTGATGATATATATACTCAAGGGAAACCTCATCCTATGATAGATCCAAGTACTCGTATAGAAAAATTAAAAGAGTTAGCCAAAGATGAAAATACAGGAATTATTTTATTGGATATAGTTTTAGGATATGGTTCACATTTAGATATGGCTAGTGAATTGGCTCCTGTTATAAAAGAAATAACTAAGAATTCTGGTAAATATATAATAGGGACAATTTGTGGAACTAAAGAAGATCCGCAAGATTATTTGAAAACAATAAAAACGCTTGAAGATGCAGGAATGATAGTTGAAAAAAGTAATTTAAAAGCAGTTAGAAAAGCTTTAAATTTAAAAGGAATTGATATAATAGAAGAAGATAAAGAAATTATTGAATATAAAGGAGATAAGGTAGAAATAGGTCAAGAAAGTAAGGCAATAAAAGAATTATTAACATTAAAACCAAAGATTATTAATATGGGAATAGCAGGATTTGCTGAATCAATTAAAAAATTTGGAGGTACATGTGTTCAGTTTGATTGGAAACCTATAGCAGGTGGAAATAAAAAGTTAATTAAAATATTAAATCAATTAAAACAATTAGATAATATAGAAGAAGAAAATATGAAAGTTGTAGAAGAAATGAAAAAAGCAACACCATTTTTAATTGATGTGGTAACTGCAAGTTCAGTTATTAAAGAATTAAATGGTAAAGTATTACTTCATGCAGGACCACCTATAAAATATTCTGAAATGACAGGACCAATGCAAGGTTCTTGTATAGGAGCAGCTTTATTTGAAGGTTGGGCAAAGGATGAAAAAGAAGCACGTGAATTATTAGAAAATGAAGAAGTTAAATTTATACCTTGTCATCATGTTAAAGCTGTAGGACCAATGGGTGGAATAACATCTGGAAATATGCCTGTATTAGTTATAGAAAATAAATATAAAGGAAATAGATCTTATTGTACTTTAAATGAAGGTATAGGAAAAGTACTTCGTTTTGGAGCATATTCTCCAAAAGTAGTAGAAAGATTGATTTGGATGAAAGATATATTAGGTCCAGTTTTAGGTAAGGCAATAAAGAAAATAGAAGGCGGAATAAATTTAAATGTAATAATAGCGAAAGCTATTACGATGGGGGATGAATTCCATCAAAGAAATATAGCGGCTTCATTGTTGTTTTTAAAAGAAGTTACACCTTTAATTATTGGACTTGATATAGATGAAAAGTTGAAAAAAGATGTTATACAATTTTTAGCAGATACAGACCAATTTTTCTTAAATATAATGATGGCAACAGGAAAATCTATAGTTGATGGTGCAAGACTTAATAAAATAGGAACAGTAGTTACTACAATGACTCGTAATGGAAAAGAATTTGGTATACGTATAAGTGGATTAGGAGATGAATGGTTCACAGCACCAGTAAATACACCAAAAGGATTATTTTTCACTGGATTTACTCAAGATGATGCTAATCCAGATATAGGAGATAGTTCTATTACAGAAACAGTTGGTGTAGGAGGAATGAGTATGATAGCTGCACCTGGAGTTACTAGATTTGTTGGTGCAGGAGGATTTAAGGATGCATTAAGAGTAAGTGAAGAAATGAGTCAAATAACAGTAATACATAATTCTAATTTTACTATTCCAAATTGGGATTTTAAAGGGGCACCTCTTGGAATTGATATAAGAAAGGTAATTGAAACAGGAATAACACCTATTATAAATACAGGTATAGCACATAAAAAAGCAGGTTTAGGACAAGTTGGAGCTGGAACTGTACATGCACCACTTGCTTGTTTTGAAAAAGCTTTAATAGCATATGCAAAGTATAGAGGGATTAAATTTGAATAA
- a CDS encoding oxamate carbamoyltransferase subunit AllH family protein, whose protein sequence is MNNIVSPLVLNYINENKLGYIHSIFNNSLNIKFGDNLVNISIFNKGLSSFGLGLDKTKINDLILACKLGDIVITKKNKLIFYTSLGIKVIDIDKCNILDLNYKKIKFDINKMKDIYAVLKKINFSEKIGLKIEEVLYKKNLSIDVFQKFLAGRGKGLTPSGDDILMGYSLICNLFGENIKLKYGNITTDISKQYFKAFNENYVSEYFINLFKKDVLESIKNISSIGYTSGYDTLFGIYLGLEKKLNLEDI, encoded by the coding sequence TTGAATAATATAGTTAGCCCTTTAGTATTAAATTATATAAATGAGAATAAATTAGGATATATACATAGCATATTTAATAATTCTTTAAATATTAAATTTGGTGATAATTTGGTGAATATTTCCATATTTAATAAGGGATTAAGTAGTTTTGGTTTGGGATTAGATAAAACTAAAATTAATGATTTAATTTTAGCTTGTAAACTAGGAGATATAGTTATAACTAAAAAAAACAAACTAATTTTTTATACTAGTTTAGGGATAAAAGTTATTGATATAGATAAATGTAATATTTTAGATTTAAATTATAAAAAAATAAAATTTGATATTAATAAAATGAAAGATATATATGCTGTGTTAAAAAAAATAAACTTTTCAGAGAAAATAGGATTAAAAATAGAAGAAGTATTGTATAAAAAAAACTTAAGTATAGATGTATTTCAAAAATTTTTAGCAGGAAGAGGTAAAGGATTAACGCCTAGTGGAGATGATATCTTAATGGGATATTCACTTATATGTAATTTATTTGGAGAAAATATTAAATTAAAATATGGAAATATTACCACAGATATAAGTAAACAATATTTTAAAGCATTTAATGAAAATTATGTTAGTGAATATTTTATAAATTTATTTAAAAAAGATGTTTTAGAATCTATAAAAAACATTTCAAGTATAGGATATACATCTGGGTATGATACTTTATTTGGTATATATTTAGGTCTTGAAAAAAAATTGAATTTGGAGGACATATAA
- the allD gene encoding ureidoglycolate dehydrogenase, whose translation MEESVILKPKELHELIQKKLQSAGLREEHANEVAKHLVFADSCGIHSHGAVRVDYYAERISKGGVNINPNMHFEKTGVCTGIFHGDNGIGQYVAKEAMKYAIDMAKEMGVSIVGVSKMSHSGALAYYVEEIAKNNLIGISMCQSDPMVVPYGGSEPYYGTNPIAFSAPASEGKPIVFDMATSIQAWGKILYARSKNMEIPNTWAVDKNGIPTKNPHEVGGLLPIAGPKGYGLMMVVDVLSGVLLGLPFGGNVSSMYDKLSEGRDLGQIYIVIDPAKFIGLDRFKEDVTKTKEELHKIKVAEGFKQVYYPGEVSQLQYDEYQKNGIPISKPIYDYLVSDIVHFDKFGGQSAFASDK comes from the coding sequence ATGGAAGAATCTGTTATATTAAAACCTAAAGAATTGCATGAATTAATACAAAAAAAATTACAAAGTGCTGGATTAAGAGAAGAACATGCTAATGAAGTAGCCAAACATTTAGTATTTGCAGATAGTTGTGGTATTCATTCTCATGGAGCAGTTCGTGTTGATTATTATGCTGAAAGAATTTCAAAAGGTGGAGTTAATATTAATCCAAATATGCATTTTGAAAAAACAGGTGTATGTACTGGAATATTCCATGGTGATAATGGAATAGGTCAATATGTTGCAAAAGAAGCTATGAAATATGCTATAGACATGGCTAAAGAAATGGGAGTATCAATAGTTGGGGTATCTAAAATGAGTCATAGTGGAGCACTTGCTTATTATGTTGAAGAGATAGCAAAAAATAATTTAATAGGAATTTCAATGTGTCAATCAGATCCAATGGTTGTTCCTTATGGTGGAAGTGAACCTTATTATGGGACAAACCCTATTGCATTTTCTGCTCCAGCTTCAGAAGGGAAACCAATAGTTTTTGATATGGCTACTTCAATTCAAGCTTGGGGGAAAATTTTATATGCTCGTTCAAAAAATATGGAAATTCCAAATACTTGGGCCGTAGATAAAAATGGAATTCCAACTAAAAATCCTCATGAAGTTGGAGGGCTTTTACCTATTGCAGGGCCTAAAGGTTATGGATTAATGATGGTAGTAGATGTATTATCTGGGGTATTATTAGGACTTCCATTTGGTGGAAATGTTTCTTCTATGTATGATAAATTATCTGAAGGAAGAGATTTAGGTCAAATATATATAGTTATAGATCCAGCTAAATTTATAGGATTAGATAGATTTAAAGAAGATGTTACAAAAACAAAAGAAGAATTACATAAAATTAAAGTTGCAGAAGGATTTAAACAAGTTTATTACCCAGGAGAAGTAAGTCAATTACAATATGATGAATACCAAAAAAATGGAATACCTATTTCAAAACCAATATATGATTATTTAGTAAGTGATATTGTACATTTTGATAAATTTGGAGGGCAAAGTGCATTTGCGTCAGATAAATAG
- a CDS encoding MFS transporter, translated as MGEIKNRYKEMNVSERYWWKVVALCFVGWILMYADRTILGPVMGNIEIEYGLTKTQLGAINSIFFLTYAIMQIPFGILGDRIGRKIVITFGFILFGAGTFLSGIATGVGIFMIYRAITGIGEAAYYGPQYALSAEAIPRKSLTLGTAIINSGMAFGTSGGYLLSSYLVLEKGNHWSLPFFIMSVPTIIVGILFIFLHEKVANKDLESKNVNIEVEEEKVSGLSVFKNKNLLFAFLLLFCSIYANFVIITWLPLFLQIERGFEGSSVGFIASLVPWASIPGALLFSRLSDKYKKTKIFVFTLIPLALISTFGMAFVTNRTLLIAMLILYGLTGKLALDPILVAYVTKNSPRKVLSTALSAYNFIGMSAAITAPYVTGWIADNFGSMQAGFYLASVLLFIGMVIFAFASEKNE; from the coding sequence ATGGGAGAAATAAAAAATCGTTATAAAGAAATGAATGTTTCAGAACGTTATTGGTGGAAAGTTGTTGCATTATGTTTTGTTGGTTGGATATTAATGTATGCAGATAGAACAATTTTAGGACCAGTTATGGGAAATATAGAAATAGAATATGGTTTAACAAAAACACAATTAGGAGCTATTAATAGTATATTTTTCTTAACTTATGCAATAATGCAAATTCCTTTTGGAATTTTAGGAGATCGTATAGGAAGAAAAATTGTAATTACTTTTGGATTTATACTATTTGGTGCAGGAACATTTTTAAGTGGAATTGCAACAGGTGTAGGTATATTTATGATATATAGAGCAATAACTGGTATAGGGGAAGCTGCATATTATGGACCACAGTATGCACTTTCTGCAGAAGCAATACCTAGAAAAAGTTTAACTTTAGGGACAGCTATAATAAATAGTGGTATGGCTTTTGGGACATCTGGTGGTTATTTATTATCAAGTTACTTGGTATTAGAAAAGGGAAACCATTGGAGCTTACCATTTTTTATAATGTCAGTTCCTACAATTATAGTTGGAATATTATTTATATTTTTACATGAGAAAGTTGCTAATAAAGATTTGGAAAGTAAAAATGTAAATATAGAAGTAGAAGAAGAAAAAGTTTCAGGGTTATCTGTATTTAAAAATAAAAATTTATTATTTGCTTTCTTATTATTATTTTGTTCTATATATGCAAACTTTGTAATTATTACATGGCTTCCACTTTTTTTACAAATAGAGCGTGGGTTTGAAGGATCAAGTGTTGGATTTATAGCTTCATTAGTTCCGTGGGCATCAATACCAGGTGCATTACTATTTTCTAGATTATCTGATAAATACAAAAAAACTAAAATATTTGTATTTACATTAATACCATTAGCATTAATATCAACATTTGGTATGGCTTTTGTAACAAATAGAACTTTATTGATAGCAATGCTTATACTTTATGGATTAACAGGTAAATTAGCTTTAGATCCTATTTTAGTTGCATATGTTACAAAAAATTCTCCAAGAAAAGTATTATCAACAGCTTTAAGTGCATATAATTTTATAGGAATGTCAGCGGCGATAACAGCGCCTTATGTTACAGGGTGGATAGCAGATAATTTTGGTTCAATGCAAGCTGGATTCTATTTAGCGTCAGTTTTATTATTCATAGGTATGGTAATATTTGCTTTTGCTAGTGAAAAAAATGAATAA
- a CDS encoding ABC transporter ATP-binding protein — translation MRKYLQKKYVLTNEGTENTINSIISHTLYRLTTMLPMLITFIFLYQYSGNLIDFKTKINLNLLHYILLILTSFIIIYIFALNDYNKTYIKIYDESAKTRINLAEKLKTLPLSYFSKKDIADLSATIMSDTTTFEGIFTHAMPEIYAGIINTSLIAIILFIINYKLALSLFWVVPFAFLVYKLSKNIDNKILKTNFDFDREIIDDIQESLSLVNEIKAYNREKYFIDSLKKKIDKQKKLKINAEVTMGSFIILSSVLLKLGMATVAIYGAYLLADKSINIITYLIFIIISGSIFNPLMSVLTNLAELLYLDSIIERIKEINAMPAQVGSTNFNPSNYDIVFNNVKFSYEDGISVLNGVSFTAKQGEVTALVGPSGSGKTTAAKLAARFWDINSGKITLGGIDISSIEPETLLKNFSIVFQDVSLFNSTVMENIRLGKKGASDDEVKEVAKIARCDEFISKLPNGYDTLIGENGEKLSGGERQRISIARALLKDAPIILLDESTASLDAENESKIQESISKLIKDKTVIIIAHRMRTVIDADKIVVLKDGIVKESGKSTDLIKNDGIFNKMYKAQLENN, via the coding sequence ATGAGAAAGTATTTACAAAAAAAGTACGTTTTAACAAATGAAGGTACAGAAAATACTATAAATTCTATTATAAGTCATACACTTTATAGATTAACAACAATGCTTCCTATGCTAATAACTTTCATCTTTTTGTACCAATATAGTGGAAATTTAATTGATTTTAAAACAAAAATTAATCTTAATCTTTTACACTATATATTATTAATATTAACTTCATTTATAATAATATATATATTTGCATTAAATGACTACAATAAAACTTATATTAAAATTTATGATGAAAGTGCTAAAACTAGAATAAATCTTGCAGAAAAATTAAAAACTTTACCCCTTTCATATTTTAGTAAAAAAGATATAGCAGACCTTAGTGCTACTATAATGAGTGATACAACTACATTTGAAGGAATATTTACACATGCTATGCCAGAAATATATGCTGGAATAATTAATACAAGTTTAATAGCCATAATACTATTTATAATTAATTACAAGCTTGCTCTATCTTTATTCTGGGTAGTTCCTTTTGCATTTCTAGTTTATAAATTATCTAAGAATATTGACAACAAAATTTTAAAAACTAATTTTGATTTTGATAGAGAAATAATTGATGATATACAAGAGAGTCTTAGTTTGGTAAATGAAATAAAGGCATACAATAGAGAAAAATATTTTATAGATTCTCTTAAGAAAAAAATTGATAAACAAAAAAAATTAAAAATAAATGCAGAAGTTACAATGGGTTCATTTATAATTTTATCATCTGTTCTTTTAAAATTAGGTATGGCTACCGTTGCAATTTATGGAGCATATTTATTAGCCGATAAATCAATAAATATTATTACTTATTTAATTTTTATCATTATTTCTGGTTCAATTTTTAATCCTTTAATGAGTGTATTAACAAATTTAGCAGAATTATTATACTTAGATTCAATAATTGAAAGAATTAAAGAAATAAATGCTATGCCTGCTCAAGTAGGAAGTACAAACTTTAACCCTAGTAACTATGATATAGTATTTAATAATGTTAAATTTTCTTATGAAGATGGAATAAGTGTTCTAAACGGAGTTTCATTTACAGCCAAACAAGGCGAAGTAACAGCTCTTGTAGGTCCATCAGGCAGTGGAAAAACAACTGCTGCAAAACTTGCAGCAAGATTTTGGGATATAAATAGTGGTAAAATTACACTTGGTGGTATTGATATATCAAGTATAGAACCTGAAACATTACTTAAAAATTTTTCAATAGTTTTCCAAGATGTCTCACTATTTAATTCAACTGTTATGGAGAATATAAGATTAGGTAAAAAAGGCGCAAGCGATGATGAAGTAAAAGAAGTAGCAAAAATAGCAAGATGCGATGAATTTATAAGTAAATTACCTAATGGCTATGATACCCTTATTGGAGAAAATGGAGAAAAACTTTCTGGTGGAGAGCGTCAAAGAATATCAATAGCAAGAGCATTATTAAAAGATGCACCTATAATTCTACTTGATGAATCAACAGCCTCACTTGATGCTGAAAATGAAAGTAAAATTCAAGAAAGTATATCAAAATTAATTAAAGATAAAACTGTTATTATAATTGCCCATAGAATGAGAACAGTAATAGATGCAGATAAAATAGTTGTTCTTAAAGATGGAATAGTTAAAGAAAGTGGAAAATCTACTGACTTAATAAAAAATGACGGAATATTTAATAAAATGTATAAAGCGCAATTAGAAAATAACTAA
- a CDS encoding ABC transporter ATP-binding protein: MNKKSIFNKFTPYMGNKKAYIPIASIFSAISAIINIIPFYYIWKIVNILLTTNNEISTKNTITYAWYIFIYSILGIFIYLFALLLSHLAAFEVELGIKKTGFEKTMNMPLGFFNKYSSGQIRKIINDGAENTHSFLAHQLPDLAGTMITPVILIIMLFIFDWRLGLACLIPIILSFIIMSTMMTKQGMEFQKQYQEKLEEMSTESVEYVRAIPVVKTFGQSVKSFTRFYNSIQNYRDLVIVYTKLWTIPYSLYSILGETTAFFLIPLAILLIGRGNDITGIISSFILYILIAPFFGMVMMKNALFIRKKNDAIRSIDKFNDLFNYKDMEYVKNDEKFVAQDIEFKNVTFSYDGKQKTLENINLKVEKGKTLALVGASGSGKTTIARLCARFWDADFGEILIGGKNIKDYSKETLMNNISFVFQNNKLFKTSLLENITFGKKDVSTKRIENALIKSGAKEVIDSLENGLNTIIGTKGTYLSGGEQQRIALARAFLKDAPIILLDEATAFADPENEHLIQNALIELSKGKTTIMIAHRMTTVKHADNIAVIDNGKVAEYGTHDELINKNGLYKKMWDEYQKTIGWNIKKGM, encoded by the coding sequence ATGAATAAGAAATCAATTTTCAATAAATTTACACCTTATATGGGCAACAAAAAAGCATATATACCCATTGCTTCAATCTTTTCTGCAATATCAGCAATAATAAATATTATTCCATTTTACTATATTTGGAAAATAGTAAACATACTTTTAACTACAAACAATGAAATTTCTACTAAAAATACAATAACTTATGCCTGGTATATTTTTATATATTCTATACTTGGAATATTTATATACTTATTTGCACTTTTATTATCTCACTTAGCAGCATTTGAAGTAGAACTTGGAATTAAAAAAACAGGCTTTGAAAAAACAATGAATATGCCTCTTGGTTTTTTTAACAAGTATTCAAGTGGTCAAATAAGAAAGATAATAAATGACGGGGCAGAAAATACACATTCATTTTTGGCACACCAATTACCTGATTTAGCAGGAACTATGATAACACCTGTAATATTAATTATTATGCTCTTTATATTTGACTGGCGTTTAGGTCTTGCCTGTCTTATACCAATAATATTGTCTTTTATAATTATGTCAACAATGATGACAAAACAAGGTATGGAATTTCAAAAACAATACCAAGAAAAATTAGAGGAAATGAGTACTGAATCTGTAGAGTATGTAAGAGCAATACCTGTTGTAAAAACTTTTGGTCAAAGTGTTAAATCCTTTACAAGATTTTATAACAGCATTCAAAATTATAGAGATTTAGTAATAGTTTATACTAAATTATGGACAATACCATACTCATTATACAGTATACTTGGAGAAACTACTGCATTTTTCTTAATACCACTAGCAATACTTTTAATAGGTCGTGGTAATGATATAACTGGCATTATAAGTTCATTTATTCTATATATACTTATTGCTCCTTTTTTTGGAATGGTAATGATGAAAAACGCCCTTTTCATACGGAAAAAAAATGATGCAATTAGAAGCATAGATAAATTTAACGATTTGTTTAACTATAAAGATATGGAATATGTCAAAAATGATGAAAAATTTGTAGCACAAGACATAGAATTTAAAAATGTAACATTTTCATATGACGGTAAACAAAAAACATTAGAGAATATAAATTTAAAAGTTGAAAAAGGCAAAACACTTGCCCTAGTTGGTGCTTCTGGTTCAGGGAAAACAACTATAGCAAGACTTTGTGCAAGATTTTGGGACGCAGATTTTGGTGAAATTTTAATAGGTGGTAAAAATATAAAAGATTATTCAAAAGAAACACTTATGAATAATATATCTTTTGTATTTCAAAATAATAAACTATTTAAAACTAGTTTACTTGAAAATATAACATTTGGAAAAAAAGATGTAAGTACTAAGCGAATAGAAAATGCACTAATAAAATCAGGAGCAAAAGAAGTAATTGATTCACTAGAAAATGGATTAAATACCATAATAGGGACAAAAGGAACATATTTATCTGGTGGAGAACAACAAAGAATAGCACTTGCTAGAGCTTTTCTAAAAGATGCTCCTATTATATTGCTTGATGAAGCAACTGCCTTTGCAGACCCAGAAAATGAACATTTAATTCAGAATGCTTTAATTGAACTTAGCAAAGGGAAAACTACCATAATGATAGCACATAGAATGACAACAGTTAAACATGCTGATAATATTGCTGTCATAGATAATGGTAAAGTCGCTGAATATGGTACACATGATGAACTTATAAATAAAAATGGACTATATAAAAAAATGTGGGATGAATATCAAAAAACTATTGGTTGGAATATCAAGAAAGGAATGTAA
- a CDS encoding dicarboxylate/amino acid:cation symporter: MNKLKISMTNKIMLSMVLGVVIGFIFGKEILIFKLMGTLFLRLIQMSIVLLVMGQVIEAVGVVNTKSLGKLGIKTIIVFMTSSLIAAIYGVLFGVVFKPGLGISGEVISKDVAVGDIGSIYDIIIGFFPSNIMSSLANSNIVQVIVFSIVFGIAISYINSDFIEKNEKNIVLEYIVQFNKIILKMIMLVMNLAPLGIVALVATTIGKLGIKVIIPLIKYLLVYGFATFTFLILWILLISIYCKLSIKKIIKKITRMSMMAIATTSSAVTLPTALKDSEERLGIKERVSKLVMPLGMSLNSNGAAMHMAITIITISQIYGVNYSFQQYLYIAVLSTLASLANAVVPGAGLVSLSIVVPQMGLPVASIAIFAGVEWFVGMLRTILNVDSDVFSALVVAKSENEINYEIFNEDN, translated from the coding sequence ATGAATAAATTAAAAATATCGATGACAAATAAAATTATGCTTTCTATGGTTTTAGGTGTAGTTATTGGTTTTATATTTGGAAAAGAAATATTAATTTTTAAGTTAATGGGAACATTGTTCTTGAGACTTATCCAAATGTCTATTGTTTTACTTGTTATGGGACAGGTAATTGAAGCAGTAGGTGTTGTTAATACGAAATCTTTAGGGAAATTAGGTATAAAGACAATAATAGTTTTTATGACTTCATCATTAATAGCGGCAATATATGGTGTATTATTTGGTGTAGTTTTTAAACCAGGATTAGGTATTTCAGGAGAAGTTATTTCTAAAGATGTTGCTGTTGGTGATATTGGAAGTATTTATGATATAATTATTGGATTTTTTCCAAGTAATATTATGAGCTCTCTTGCAAATTCTAATATAGTTCAAGTAATAGTGTTCTCAATAGTTTTTGGGATAGCAATTAGTTATATAAATTCTGATTTTATTGAAAAAAATGAAAAGAATATAGTACTTGAATATATAGTACAATTTAATAAAATAATATTGAAAATGATAATGTTAGTAATGAATTTAGCTCCTTTAGGTATAGTGGCATTGGTAGCAACTACAATTGGGAAATTAGGTATAAAAGTTATTATTCCATTAATTAAGTATTTATTAGTTTATGGATTTGCAACATTTACATTCTTAATATTATGGATACTTTTAATTTCTATATATTGTAAATTAAGTATTAAAAAAATAATAAAAAAAATAACAAGAATGTCAATGATGGCAATAGCAACCACATCATCAGCCGTAACATTACCTACAGCTTTAAAAGATTCAGAAGAACGTTTAGGAATAAAAGAGCGTGTTTCTAAATTAGTTATGCCTTTAGGTATGTCATTAAATAGTAATGGAGCTGCTATGCATATGGCAATAACCATAATTACTATATCTCAAATTTATGGAGTTAACTATTCATTCCAACAATATTTATATATTGCGGTTTTATCCACACTAGCTTCGCTTGCAAATGCAGTTGTTCCTGGAGCAGGATTAGTGTCTTTAAGCATAGTAGTTCCACAAATGGGGCTTCCTGTTGCAAGTATAGCAATATTTGCTGGCGTCGAATGGTTTGTAGGTATGTTAAGAACGATATTAAATGTTGATTCAGATGTATTCTCAGCTTTGGTAGTAGCTAAAAGTGAAAATGAAATAAATTATGAAATTTTTAATGAGGATAATTAA